The DNA window ACCCCGACTGGGCCGACGACGACGCCTACTACTTCATGCAGATGCGCTTTGCACCCGCGACTGAAGCGCAGCCGCCGGGCATCTACCAGACGCTCGTCCGCCGCGACCGGGACGCGGTGCTGGCGGGCGTTCGCGAGGCGGCCGCGAACGCCGACCGGGTCGTCCTCGCGCTCCATGCCCACCAGTCGGCCGACGGGAACCGGAACACGAGCGCGCCGCCGCCGTTTCTCAGACGGTTCGCCCGGAAGGCCGTCGACATCGGGGCCGACGCCGTCGTCGTCACCGGCCCCCACACCCTCCGCGGCGTCGAGATACACGAGGGGCGTCCTATCTGCTACTCCCTCGGGAACTTCTGTTTCCACGAAGAGACCGTCTATCGCGTACCCGACGCCCCAGAAGATGTCACCGACGACGGTGTGCCGGACGTCCGCGGCGACAGCGCCGGTGAGGACGCCGATGGGTCACACGACGTCGACAACTGGCGCTCCGTCGTGCCGGTCTGTGCGTTCGACGCCGACGGCGGACTCTCGGAGCTGACGCTCTACCCCTGCACGCTGGGACCCACTGCCGACCCGCCGCGGCGGGGGACCCCAGCTCTGGCGACCGGCGACACAGCTGACTCGGTTCTGGACACCGTCGAACGGCGTTCGGAGCCGTTCGGGACGCGGATACGGCGTGACGGGAACGTCGGTGTGGTCGAACTCTAAGCGCGGTCCGTCATACGGTCAGTTGGAAGCCATCGCCGGGATTTGCCGGACCCGCTCCGGCAAAATCACCGGCACATCGTTACAACCGACCGTATCAGTCACTCTCGACGCCGGAGACGGCGTAGGCGGTCCGGTCCTCGGTCGCGGCGGGCGCGGTCACCAGCGAGACGGTGACCGTCAGCAGGGCGCCGACGAGGATACCGACGATGCCCGGCGTCCAGCCGAGATACGCCGCGGGAAGAGCGAGGTCCGCGCCCACCAGTCCCGAAAGCGCCGAGACGACGGGGAAGACGTGGAGCCCGTAGAACAGCTGGCTTCCGACGACGCCGGCGAACATCCCGCTCTGGGTCGTCCCGCGCCAGTACAACGCCAGCGCGACCGGTATCGTGAGCTGTGCGAAGCCGCTGAAGGCGGTGTCGCCGATCTGGACCAGCGTCCCCGGCGTGTAGAGGCTGGCGACGAAGGAGAGGGTTGCGAACACCACGACGCCCACGCGAGCGACGAGCGTCTCCCGGCGGTCGGTCCGCTCGTCGCTTTCGTCGTCGCGCCCTGTCAGTGGCCGGTAGAGGTCCCGTGTCAGATACGACGACCCCGACAGCAGCATGGAGTCACTGGAGGACATCATCGCGGCCATCGCGCCGGCGATGACCAGCGCGGCGAACCAGGGCGGCGTGTACTCGCCCAGTATCGCGGGGATGACGTTCCCGCCCTCCGGGACGGTGACGCCGAGCCCGGCCGCCCAGGCGCCCAGCATGAACGCCGGGACAAAGAGGAGCACGACGAGTATCGGCCACAGCGCGAACGTTCGCTTGAGGACTTTCTTCGATCCGGCGGCGAAAAAGCGCTGGTTTATCTGGGGGAACATCGTCACGCCGAAGGCGATGCTCACCGCCGTAGAGATGATATACTGGGGCGTGTAGAGCCCGCCGCCCAGACCGAGGAACTCGGGGTTGCTCGCCCCGAGCGCGGCGGTCGCTTCGCCGGCGCCGCCGACGGCCGAGAGGACCCACGCGAGTGCGACCCAGACGAGCGAGAGCATAAAGAGTCCCTGGAGCGTGTCGGTCCAGGCGACCCCGCGCATCCCCGAGAGCGTGACGTACAGGACCATGAACAGGGTGATACCGCCGGCGCCGACCCAGAACGGGACCGCGCCGCCGGTGAGTCCGACGATAGCCTGGCCCGCGCCCTTCTGCTGGAGCATGACGTAGGGAAACAGCCAGAAGAGGCTGACGGCGGCGACGACGATTCTGAGGGGTCTGGAGCCAAAGCGGTCGCCGAGCATCTCCCCCAGCGTCACGTAGCCGTGGCGCTTGCCGACGAGCCACTGCTTGTACCCCAGCACGTACCAGAGGACGGCGAAGATGATGCCGTCCATCAGCCCCATGACGAGTATCCACTCTGGGCCGGCGCTGTAGGCGAGGTTCGGACCGCCGAAGAACGTAAAGGCCGACAGCAGCGTCGCGAAGGTCGTAAACAGCAGGACGACGGTCCCGAGCGTGCGGCTCGCGAGATAGTAGTCCTCGGCGGTGCGGTCGGTCAGGCGATATGCGACGACGCCGACCGCGAGCGCGACGACCATGTACGCGCCCACGATGCCCAGTTGCAGCGCCGTCTCAGCCACGAGGCTCCACCTCCTCGACGCCCAGTCCCCAGCCAGTCCGCGCGAAGACGGCAAAGACCACACTGGCCAGCGCCATCCAGCCAACGTGCCACCAGAGCCACACCGGGAGACCCAGGGCTGTCTGACTGGCTCCCCAGAGGAACCACGGCACGGCGAGTGCCATCAGCACCAGCGCGACGACTGTCCAGCCGACGATTCGAACGGTGCTCATTCTAGCTCTGTCTAACGGTTGTCGCTACTAATGCGTAGTGTTTCTTCACACAGTTATTCTGAAGAACTATTCTCTTCAGCAAATCGGGCGGGCAGCGCCGTCCGAGACGAACCGTCGCCGGCAGTCAGGGCAGCTCGGCATCGCCGCGCTCGCGGTCCTCCGCGGAGTGTGCTCTGACCCATAGCTCGCCGATACGCGACAACTTCGTCCGGTAGGACTTCCCGTGTTCCTCCTGTTCGATGTACCCCTTCCCGCCGGGGCCCAGCCGGTCGACGTTGTAGATGACTTTCGAGCGGAACGAGTCGGTGTACTCCTCGCCCATATCCCGGGCCAGCGCCTGGGCAAGTTCCGAGACGGACTCGAACTCGCCGTGCTCGCCCAGGGTAAAGAGGATGACCTCCTCGAACGGTTTGACGTTCGAGAAGGAGGCCACGGGGAGTTCGACGATGTGTGAGCCGTCTATCTCCTTGGCGCCGATGGTCGTCCCGCGCTCGTCGAACTCGGAGAGCAAGGAAAGCGCCGTCGACAGCCGCTCGTCGACGCGGTCGTCGACGGCCTCGCCGGACTGTAAGTCCTCCAGCAGGGCTATCTGCTTGCGTAGCTCCTCGGCGAGTTCGGTCTCTAAGTACTTCTCGGGGACCGTGTAGTAGGTGTGGATGCGTTCGCGGTCGCCCTCGCGCTCGACCATGATGGAGTGGGAGGCGGTCGCGAAGGCAAACGAGACTGTCCGTGGCATCGCGGAGACGTTGACCCACACCTCGCTGCCCGAGTCCAGTTCGGCGTTGATGAGGGCGAAGGCCTGCTCGAAGGCCTCGTCGTAGTCGTAGACGTCGGCGACGACGACCCGCTCGGTCTCGGCCCCGAGCAGGTTCTGGTAGTCTTTCTCCAGTTTCTCGGCGAGGTTGCGCGAGTACTCGACGTTGGCTTCGGACCCGACCGCCCCCTCCAGCAAGATGACGCGGTCCACGTCGAGTTGCTCGCGCACCAGCGGCGCGATGAGCCGGTCGTAGTCGAAGCCGACCGGGACGATGTGGGTCTGCATACGCTACAGTTCTTCGGGGCGGTTAAATAATGTCCCAGTTCGCGTACCGGCGGGGACGCTGTCGCTCCCCCGGCGGTCGATATCCACGCTCGTCCGCGCGACTCGGGGAAAACGTTAGTGTACGGGGTCGAAATGGATAGATAGTGAAATGGACGACAACGAGCCTTCCGCCCGAGAGGACGGTGTAGCGAGACCCACCCGGCGGGATGTCTTGGGTCTCTCTGCGGGGGCAATTGTGACTGGGGGAGCCGGCTGTCTCGGGAGTGAGTCCGACGATATGGATGCGACAGCAACGAACGTCTCGGACGCGGGGGCAGGTCCAACGGAAACTGCTGCGGGAGGAGCGCAAATAGAAGCCCTCCACGCTTCCGACATCAGAATCGGGGACGAGAGCCAGGATGTCAACGTCCGACTTTCTGGTACAGAACCCGCCGAAGAGAGGGACCTGTACGTGGATTTAACGAGTCTAACCGAGACGAACATCGACACACAAGGGCTCGGCATCGTGGCAGAAACCTCGTCCGTGTCTCCCGGCTGGCTGGTCGCAGACGCTGCGATTATCGACAGCGCCGGTATCGTAGTTCGCGTGACTGTTGCCCGTCAGGATGTAGATGGGGCAGCGGACTTCGCGACTGTGAATATCGCTGTGACCGGTCTCCGTACCGAAGCGGTCGAACAAATGGTGGGTCTCGAACACGCTGTGACGCTCTCCATGTCCGCCGGTGGGCCCGACTTTACCACTGGGAAAACAGATACCTACGACGTGATAGACCCGGACGAAATAGAGAACGTGCTTCGTGTCCGGCCGTCGGACATCCGCATCGGGGAGACCGCACAGCAGGTCGGTATCGTCGTCGAGCGTGCGACCGACGAGATAGCGCTCAGACTGGCTCTCGCCCCACTCCGTGAGGTAGATGTGGATATCGGTGGTGGAGGCGTTGTCGTTGAAGAAACCAGCGGCGAACGACGGAACGACGAGGGTGAGGTCGATATCGAAATCACCGAGACTGCCGTTGTCGATGGTGTTGTCCAGGTGGGAATCACGACCACGGCCGATACGCTCGCCGTAGATATCCTGATAACGGGTCTGGACACCGACGAGGCCGAGGCGACGAGCGGGATTACGTACCCGGTCTACACCGGAGAGCGGCCGGCTGAAAGAGCTGAAAGTCGCTCGTTCAGCATCTCAGGGGCTACCGTCTGACCGACGGACGAACTCCTTCGCGTTCTCCGGTGGGCCACGCTGGCGCTACAGTCTGGACTGGTGGGTGAGTCCGGAAAAACGAACCGCGATCGCAGCTGCTCCGTCAGCTCGACGCCGCGTCGGCGACCCAGCCGGGGTCCTGTCCCGTCTGTTTGAGTAGGTCCGCGCGACACGCCGGGCAGTAGTCCGGCGTCTCGCTCACTGTCCGGGGGACGTACACTGCACCGTCACACTCCACGCACGCATCCTCGACGATGGTGGTACAGTCGACACAGAGGTTGAAGTCGTCGACTGTCAGCTCCCGCAGGGGTTCGAGTTGTTTATCCAGGATGTACTCGTCGATGACCGCCTGACAGTTGTGGCACGGTTGCATAACGATCCGGTTTGTTCCATGGGACCATGTCACAAGTATCTACCGACCCGGGCAACGACTGCGACCGGACTCGCTCGTGCGGTGTTGCTATGACCGAGCTTCGGACCACGGCTCATCCACAAACACGTCTCTGAGGACCGCAACCGGTAGAAAAATGACCGATGAGAGACTGACTCTGCTCGAGCGATGGGACGTCGACCGGTTTGGCGTCCCGATTACGCGCAGCCGTCGTGGACGATATCGTCGTCCGCGTTCGGACCCCGTGACTGGCCGGGGACGATAGGGTCGCCACAGGCAGCACAGGTGAGCTGGTTTCGCTGCTTCTTCTTGCCCTCGGCTTCGTCAGATGGGCCGCTCGTCGGGTCGTCGGACTCGTCGAACTCGATGCTGACCTCCTCGCTCTCGCCGGTCGTATCGACGTCCAGGGCGTCGTTGACGCCACAGTAGCCGGTGGTAGCGTTGTACCCGAACCCCAGCGCGCCGACGCCGGCCAGCAGGCCGCGCACACGTTTTCCGCTACGGAGCCAGCGAACCGATACGATACTCAGCACGGCAGCCAGGAGGAAGCGAACGAGGCGGTCGCGGCCGCCGACGTTCTTCGTGTCGTCCATACCCGAACGTCGGCCCGGACGCCCTTGTAGGTTGGGCGCCCGCTACTGGGCGAAGACGTCCTCGAAGTCGTTTCGGACGAAGTATCGTACCCAGTTGCCGTAGGTCCGGTCGGCCGGGTGGTCGGCCACCTGCTCGTAGCGAACGACGCCGTCGGTATCGATTACGTACGTCCCGGCGATGCCGGTGCGGCCGTGGCTCGTCTCCTCGGTGCCGCTGTACTGCTCGGCGACCTCGCCGTCGGGGTCGGCCAGCAGCTGGAAATCCAGGTCGAAGCGGTCGCGCATCTCGACCAGCTCCGGAACGGGGTCAGTGACCACGGGGAGGATGTCGACATCGTCGTTGAACCAGAGGTCGTAGGCGACCTCGCTGAAGGTCTGTAGCTGTTCGGCACAGAAGCTACACCAGTGGCCGCGGTTGATGAGCACGACGACGGGCCCGTCTTCGCGGCGGTCGGCAAGCGACACTTCGCCGCCGGCGGTGGTTTCGAGTGTGAACTCCGGTGCGTCTTCGTTGTGAAGGGACACACGCGTCCGTCGGCGGTTGCGCGGGATAACCGCTTGGCGGCTGTGTGGTGGGGCGGACGTTCCATCGGGGTGACCGGTCCTCCCAGCGATGCCCGGACGCCCGGACGGCCGTCGCTCGCGGACAGGACCCGCTGGCGATAGTCCCGCAGCCAGGTGGGCAGGTTATTTGGGCCGTCGTCGCCTACGTAACCATAGTCGCAGTGGGCCGTCGCCGGCGTTGTGCGACGGAACCGGAGACAGCAATGGACGAGACAGCAAAGTATCTGATACACGCGGAGATAACCGCCGCCGGCGTCGTCGAGCGCAGCGACGTCGTCGGCGCGGTGTTCGGTCAGACGGAGGGGCTGCTCGGCGACGAGCTCGACCTCCGTGACCTGCAGGACTCGAAGAAGGTCGGGCGCATCGACGTCGATATTCGCTCCGAGGGCGGCAACTCCTACGGCGATATTACGGTAGGAAGTGGGCTCGACAAGGTCGAGACGGCCATCCTCGCGGCGGCACTCGAGACCATCGAGCAGGTCGGACCCTGCAGCGCCGAAATCGTCGTCACGGATATCGAGGACATCCGGAGTGCCAAGCGCCGCACGGTCGTCGAGCGAGCGACGGAACTGCTCGCCGACTTCGACGCTGACGCTGTCCGGACCGAGGACATCGTCGAGACGGTCCGCCAGCGGGCCCGCGTCGAGGACATCACCTCCTACGAGGGACTCCCGGCTGGCCCCCGGGTGGCGGACTCGGACGCCATCGTCGTCGTGGAGGGCCGAGCCGACGTCCTCCAGCTCCTGAAACACGGCGTCAAGAACGCCATCGCCGTCGAGGGGACCGACGTCCCCGAGGCCGTCGCGGCCCTGACCCGCGAACGGACCGTCACGGCCTTCCTGGACGGCGACCGCGGCGGCGACCTCATCTTAGAAGAGCTTTCCCAGGTCGGCAAGCTAGACTACGTCGCCGTCGCGCCGCGTGGCCGCTCGGTCGAGGACCTCCCGTACGAGGCCGTCATGTCCGCCTTGCGGGAGAAGATTCCCTACGAGACCGTCGCCGACGCCGAGAGTCCCGCGGCCGCCTTCGACGCCGACGGTGGCGGCGAGGAGTCCGTAGCACTCCAGCCGGGTGCCGGAGAGGGCGACGCGGCGACCGCCGTCGCCGGCGTCGAGGGCGAGTCGACGGCGGGGGCGGCCACCGCCGGGGGCCGCCCCGATACCACGTCGGAGCCAGAGGAGTCAGTGGAGACGGCCGAGGAGAGCGATGTGGACGCCGACAGCGCCACCGACACACCGACTGTCCTCTCGGACCAAATCGACGCTGTCATCGGGACCGACAGCGACACCGTCCGCCTGCTCGACGCGGAGCTGACCGTTCTCTCGGAGGGCAACGCCACCGAGGCGGTGTCGCTCATCGAGGGCTGTGACCCGCCGCCACAGACGGTTGTCCTCGACGACATCTGCAGCCAGAAAGTGCTGGACGTCGCCGCCCAGCGCGGCGTCGAGGTCGTCGTCGCCACCGGTGACGGCGAGTACGTCAAACAGCCCACCAGCGTGCAGGTCCGGACGGTCTAGAGCTCCCGGACCAGCAACACGCCCGCCCCGCCGTCGTCGTAGTGGTCGGGCAGATCGCCCTCAACGGTGAACCCGAAACTTCCGTAGAACGACCGCACGCGCTCGTCGTCCGCACGAGCGGTGAGGCGCACCGTCTCGAACCCGCCTGTCCGCAACTCCTCGAACAGCGCCGACAGCAACGCCGAACCGTGGCCCTGGCCCTGCAGTCCGGGGGCGACGGCGAGTTCGGCGACGTAGGCGACGGGGTGGTCCGGGACCGTCAGCGTGTAGGCGATGGGCCCTTCGCCCTCGTCGAGAACCAGCACGTGGGGCGGGCCGTCGATGGCGACTGCCAGCAACTCGGGCCAGGGGTCGTCGAGGGCAGCCGACTGGATGGCTCGCAGGCGGGACTCGTCGGCATCGACGGCGGCACGAATCATATCAGACTGGTCGCCAGCGCCGCGCCGACGCCGGTCAGGGCCGCCGCCAGCGTCGCCAGCGTGTTGACGCCCTGGTTGCCGACGACGGTGCCCTCGACGGTGGCGCCGAGCACGCTGTCGACGGTCATCCCGACGAACCCACAGCCGACGATGAGCGCGGCGCCGGTCGGGCCGACGACCTCCAGGGTGGCCGCGGCGATGCCGGCGATAATGGCGGCGCCGACGAGCCCGGCGACGATGCCCTGCCAGGTAACGCCGCCGTCGGTGCCCGGTTCGACGCGTTCGAAGGTCGTGATGAGCCGCGGGTTGTCGTACAGGCCGCCGAACTCACTGGAGAAGGTGTCGGTCATGGCGGCGGCGACGGCGCCCGCGAAGGCATAGAGGAACAGCGTCGGTTCGACCGCGAGGTGGGTCGGGCTGGCGGCCCACAGCAACACCGCGACCAGGGCGACGATGGAGTTTGCGAGCACGTTCCCACTCCCGCGGGCGCCCTCGTTCTCCTCGGCGATGCCCCGGTCCTGTTTGGCCTCGTACTGGTACTTCGTCGAGAGACCACCGAGCCCGAAGAAGGTGATGAGCATGGCGAACCAGCCGTAGCCCCCGAGCACGATAGTGAGCAGGGAGAGCAAGACGCCGGTCAACATCCCCGGGAGCGAGGCCGTATCGAGCGCGTAGGCGATGTAGCCAAGCACCGCCGAGACGCCCAGTGCGACGAACACGCGCCCGGTCCCCGCGCCGGGGTCGAGTTCGAACAGGAGCCAGAGCAACAGGCCGACAGACAGCACCACGAGCGGGTCGTCGCGCTCGAAGAGGACGGAGCGAAACAGCGCGGCGACCAGGGCACCGGTGCCGGCCAGGAACAGGGCAGTCGGGAGTGCGACGCTCCCGGCCCCCGTCCGGGCCGCGATGATGGCCGCGGCGGTCCCACAGGCGAAGCCGGTGACGACGAAGCCGGCCGTCGCCACCACCTCGTCGCTGTGGAGCCGATGGGCCACGCGCTGGCCGAAGTTGCCGTAGGCGACGATGACGACGGTGGCGACGAACACCCAGACCGGCAGGCCGAACTGTATCGCGAGGAAGGCCAGACTGGCCGCCGCCAGCGCGAACGCGGCGAGCCCGTAGAGCCGGCCGTCCTCGTAATCGCCCGGCCGGGCGAAGATATCGAACATCGGCGTGTCGGGGCCGATGGCGAACATGGCGAAAAAGGCGACCACGAGGAAGGGCGCGGTCGCGGCGACAGTCGCGACGGCGGGCGATGTGAGCCCGGCAGCGACCGGCACGGCAAAGGCCAGTGTGCCGACCGCGGCGAACGCGCCCGCCCGTCGGACTGTGGTTGTCACGTGCCGCCGGTATCCCCGAGAGGCACTTACTCTTTCCGAACTTCCCGGGCTAGGAACTGTTTGTGATTCTGAACTGAACGCTGTCAAGAGGCGGAACATCCCTGCGACCGCGTACAGCATCATGGACAGCCAGAAAGCCCCGCTTGGCTCCGGTCGAGGGCTTCGCTGCGCGCGCTCGCCCCGCTCGCGTGCTTGCGTCAGCCGTCTTCCCGGAGCCAACCGCCCCTTTCAGTCCCACCCGCACTGTTTGACCAACCGGCTACGGGTGGGACTGAAAGGGGCGACCTGTTCGACGGCGTTCACGAGAGCGAAGCTCTCGTGCAGCCCATCAGAAATCTCCGATTTCTGAGGACGGCGGGCGAAGTAAGCACTGGACCGAGCGAACGGAGTGAGCGAGGGAAGAGCACAGCGAGCCCCCCGAGTCGAACAGGTCGGGGCTTTCTGGCTGTTCGCACTGCTGTCACTATTCTTTCCGGTGAAGGTGTCCGGGACTGCTTCGAGGACCGTGAGCTTTAGGCGAGCGGTCGCTGTAGCGGTGAGCGTGGGTCTGTACGAACGGTA is part of the Haloarcula salinisoli genome and encodes:
- a CDS encoding CapA family protein, with the protein product MTAEPFTLAATGDAIIGRPVTDRVGDERFDELCSVLSAADAALTQVEPVVVDDDCLHASLPQVTDQYHSPSPFPGAIMGTSPACLDELSAMGCNLFTAASNHAYDFGPGGVRCTLSSMRDREQTVAGLGEDLTVARSPSYLETPGGRVGLVDATTSVPPGGEAGVSTPAFDGQAGVNPLHVEWTYRVPEARLAQLREIAAEAGIEAVKGEWLRRTNPDWADDDAYYFMQMRFAPATEAQPPGIYQTLVRRDRDAVLAGVREAAANADRVVLALHAHQSADGNRNTSAPPPFLRRFARKAVDIGADAVVVTGPHTLRGVEIHEGRPICYSLGNFCFHEETVYRVPDAPEDVTDDGVPDVRGDSAGEDADGSHDVDNWRSVVPVCAFDADGGLSELTLYPCTLGPTADPPRRGTPALATGDTADSVLDTVERRSEPFGTRIRRDGNVGVVEL
- a CDS encoding sodium:solute symporter family protein, which codes for MAETALQLGIVGAYMVVALAVGVVAYRLTDRTAEDYYLASRTLGTVVLLFTTFATLLSAFTFFGGPNLAYSAGPEWILVMGLMDGIIFAVLWYVLGYKQWLVGKRHGYVTLGEMLGDRFGSRPLRIVVAAVSLFWLFPYVMLQQKGAGQAIVGLTGGAVPFWVGAGGITLFMVLYVTLSGMRGVAWTDTLQGLFMLSLVWVALAWVLSAVGGAGEATAALGASNPEFLGLGGGLYTPQYIISTAVSIAFGVTMFPQINQRFFAAGSKKVLKRTFALWPILVVLLFVPAFMLGAWAAGLGVTVPEGGNVIPAILGEYTPPWFAALVIAGAMAAMMSSSDSMLLSGSSYLTRDLYRPLTGRDDESDERTDRRETLVARVGVVVFATLSFVASLYTPGTLVQIGDTAFSGFAQLTIPVALALYWRGTTQSGMFAGVVGSQLFYGLHVFPVVSALSGLVGADLALPAAYLGWTPGIVGILVGALLTVTVSLVTAPAATEDRTAYAVSGVESD
- a CDS encoding DUF3311 domain-containing protein — its product is MSTVRIVGWTVVALVLMALAVPWFLWGASQTALGLPVWLWWHVGWMALASVVFAVFARTGWGLGVEEVEPRG
- a CDS encoding DUF6293 family protein — translated: MQTHIVPVGFDYDRLIAPLVREQLDVDRVILLEGAVGSEANVEYSRNLAEKLEKDYQNLLGAETERVVVADVYDYDEAFEQAFALINAELDSGSEVWVNVSAMPRTVSFAFATASHSIMVEREGDRERIHTYYTVPEKYLETELAEELRKQIALLEDLQSGEAVDDRVDERLSTALSLLSEFDERGTTIGAKEIDGSHIVELPVASFSNVKPFEEVILFTLGEHGEFESVSELAQALARDMGEEYTDSFRSKVIYNVDRLGPGGKGYIEQEEHGKSYRTKLSRIGELWVRAHSAEDRERGDAELP
- a CDS encoding DUF7571 family protein, yielding MQPCHNCQAVIDEYILDKQLEPLRELTVDDFNLCVDCTTIVEDACVECDGAVYVPRTVSETPDYCPACRADLLKQTGQDPGWVADAASS
- a CDS encoding YgaP family membrane protein: MDDTKNVGGRDRLVRFLLAAVLSIVSVRWLRSGKRVRGLLAGVGALGFGYNATTGYCGVNDALDVDTTGESEEVSIEFDESDDPTSGPSDEAEGKKKQRNQLTCAACGDPIVPGQSRGPNADDDIVHDGCA
- a CDS encoding peroxiredoxin family protein, whose amino-acid sequence is MSLHNEDAPEFTLETTAGGEVSLADRREDGPVVVLINRGHWCSFCAEQLQTFSEVAYDLWFNDDVDILPVVTDPVPELVEMRDRFDLDFQLLADPDGEVAEQYSGTEETSHGRTGIAGTYVIDTDGVVRYEQVADHPADRTYGNWVRYFVRNDFEDVFAQ
- the dnaG gene encoding DNA primase DnaG; this encodes MDETAKYLIHAEITAAGVVERSDVVGAVFGQTEGLLGDELDLRDLQDSKKVGRIDVDIRSEGGNSYGDITVGSGLDKVETAILAAALETIEQVGPCSAEIVVTDIEDIRSAKRRTVVERATELLADFDADAVRTEDIVETVRQRARVEDITSYEGLPAGPRVADSDAIVVVEGRADVLQLLKHGVKNAIAVEGTDVPEAVAALTRERTVTAFLDGDRGGDLILEELSQVGKLDYVAVAPRGRSVEDLPYEAVMSALREKIPYETVADAESPAAAFDADGGGEESVALQPGAGEGDAATAVAGVEGESTAGAATAGGRPDTTSEPEESVETAEESDVDADSATDTPTVLSDQIDAVIGTDSDTVRLLDAELTVLSEGNATEAVSLIEGCDPPPQTVVLDDICSQKVLDVAAQRGVEVVVATGDGEYVKQPTSVQVRTV
- a CDS encoding GNAT family N-acetyltransferase encodes the protein MIRAAVDADESRLRAIQSAALDDPWPELLAVAIDGPPHVLVLDEGEGPIAYTLTVPDHPVAYVAELAVAPGLQGQGHGSALLSALFEELRTGGFETVRLTARADDERVRSFYGSFGFTVEGDLPDHYDDGGAGVLLVREL
- a CDS encoding DUF92 domain-containing protein; protein product: MTTTVRRAGAFAAVGTLAFAVPVAAGLTSPAVATVAATAPFLVVAFFAMFAIGPDTPMFDIFARPGDYEDGRLYGLAAFALAAASLAFLAIQFGLPVWVFVATVVIVAYGNFGQRVAHRLHSDEVVATAGFVVTGFACGTAAAIIAARTGAGSVALPTALFLAGTGALVAALFRSVLFERDDPLVVLSVGLLLWLLFELDPGAGTGRVFVALGVSAVLGYIAYALDTASLPGMLTGVLLSLLTIVLGGYGWFAMLITFFGLGGLSTKYQYEAKQDRGIAEENEGARGSGNVLANSIVALVAVLLWAASPTHLAVEPTLFLYAFAGAVAAAMTDTFSSEFGGLYDNPRLITTFERVEPGTDGGVTWQGIVAGLVGAAIIAGIAAATLEVVGPTGAALIVGCGFVGMTVDSVLGATVEGTVVGNQGVNTLATLAAALTGVGAALATSLI